DNA from Centroberyx gerrardi isolate f3 chromosome 20, fCenGer3.hap1.cur.20231027, whole genome shotgun sequence:
CCGGGGCAGAGGCCTTCACCTCCTTACAGAGGTGACCTCCCGCCTGACCGCGTCCTTCAtcgatttgtttgttttgtaacaGGAGAAGATCTACAAGCTGTACGAGAGGAAGCTCCACGGAGATTTCGACACAAACAGCCACAtccagaaaaagaaagaattcaGAAACCCAAGGTATGCGGctaaacagaaaaatacacccaaaccaacaaacaaacacaaggagTGTCATTTCCACTTATAAGCCAATCACACATAGTGCTAAGCATATTTGAGATTTTTGGCACACACACTTAGAAGCTCATTAATTTTCTCTGCCCACAAATTTATGGCAGATGTTTCCAAGTGCATTTAGGTTTTGCTGATGTCATTTTGTTGACTTTGGTTTGGCTTTTCTGTGCCTCTCAGTATTTATGAGAAGCTCATTCAGTTCTGCGATATAGACGAACTGGGAACCAACTACCCAAAGGACATGTTTGATCCTCACGGCTGGTCGGAAGACTCTTATTACGAAGCTTTAGGTAAGCCAaactttgtgtgttttcttcaccattctgtgtacatgtgtggtTCCAGCTCAGCACTCATTTATGCGTCTCACCCCTCCAGCCAAAGCCCAGAAAGTGGAGATGGACAAACTGGAGAAAGCCAAGAAAGAGCGGACCAAGGtgagaacaacaaaaaaaaaaatgcccacTAAGCTTCTCTCCCTGACAGAGGAGTGGATTATTCTGCTGTTaatgctcttctctgtctgcGTCAGGGGCAAGTCTCCACCAGCTGCATTTAATTTCTGCTTTATgtcctccaaacacacacacacagaaatcagcTTTGCCAAGTTCAGCCCTCGTCACTGCAGTTCAAGCCcaacctagtgcagctttatagCTGGGCCATGCCCATGTGTGCTTGAgttgggtgtgggtgtgtgtgtgtgtgtgtgggtgtatatcTGTGTGCGTACGCACAATTTCTCGATTTCGGCAAGGATCGGTGTGCATCTTCTGAATAATCCCCCAAAGGCAAATAGTGCCAGTGCTGGGATTGAAGGTGCTGGGTGGGTCCTAAGAAACGTGGTAACAAAACAACGTGATACATGctgctgtcatcatcatcatcagcagcagcattatCATCATCAACTGCTGTGCATGGGGCAGAGTTCAGAAACTTGACTTGATTGAACATGTATCTTACAGGAGCTGCTCTTTATTCTCACACTATGAAATATAGTCAGTGGTATGTGGGCAGctgtagcctagaggttagagaagcaggatTTGGCTGGGAACACGTAGGTGGGGAACGTGAATAAGTAacgctctcccttccctccctgctcaGTCAACTTTGCCTAGAAGGTTAAAAGCGGTCATGCTTCacatagggctgggcgatatatgCTATAATATCGATATTCGGTATCTGTATCGATATTGGTATTCTTGTGAAATAACTTGAAGTctgcattacagtaaagtgataacATTTTCTGAACTTGTTAGCCTGCTCTGGCTGAGTAAAATTTACTTTACCTGTTCATCGTATCCATATTACTTACTACTGATTACAAATATACTGATTGCTAATGATCGTTACTAATTTTCcaaattttcttgtgtgtaaatagcTTATGAAAGCACGAATACTCCTCCCCAAATGACGTCACgttatcgatatcgaggtattcggtctaaaatattgtgatatttgattttgtcaatatcgcccagccctagctTCAAACAtgatcaataaaaacaaattagtgTTACGATATTgtgtgattttttatttttatttttttggcctTCTCCAGATTGAGTTTGTGACCGGTACTAAGAAGGGCACCAACCCTTCCAACACAGCAGcctccaccaccagcaccaccaccaccacagccaCAGGTAAACACCCACGGCCGTAACACCTCAGAGCTTAGATTAGATGGGAGAAAACTGATGGGAAGTTGGTCATTTAAATCTCAAGTTCAGTGTCTGTCGTTCACTCCTCCCCTGTGTTTACTCTCATCAGCAGAGGCCCAGAAGAGGAAAAGCAAGTGGGACTCTGCGGTCCCCGTGACCCTGGCCCAGCCCGCCCTGCTCACCACCACGGCAACCCTGCCGGGGGTCGTCTCCGTGACGACCACCGCCAGCGGCACCAAGACCACCGTCATCTCCGCAGTGGGCACCATCCTGAAGAAAGCGAAGCAGTGAACATGAGGAATGCGCAGGAAagagtgtgtgaatgaatgagaaTGACTGAGAGGAAGCTagaagacgtgtgtgtgtttcggtgCTCATTATAAATGTCAAAAGCGGGCGAGGGAGCGAAAGAGAAGACGACTGAACCGATGGGAACTCTGTACATTTTTATAAGAACCATTCAAACTGCTCTAAAGACCTACTGCCTTCTATCTCTGGGATTGTATCTGCACCATTGCATCAAAGAGCCAAATCCACAGTTTGGTGAAAAAACACTCGTGGGCCCTTATGAAACTCCTTCATTAATGGCAATGGTTTGCACGCTAAGCAGAGCGCGATGCATGAAGATGTCATGTCTATTAAAGCGGGACTTTGAACACATCATCTGGTTAAGTGGGAATCCACACCGGTCACCTCTCACCACACTGCTCCACTGTCGGCTTCTGCTGAAGTCTGATCTGCATTTAGTTGTGCTATTTTTTATACGTCAGCAAGGATTGTTAGCTTAAAACTGTTGAGCGAATAGGGAATCAGAGCCCACCGTTGGCGGAATGACTAGAAAGCCAAACATGTTAGAAATGTTAGAAATGTCCGAGAAATTGTCGGTGTTTTTTGTCCACTGTTCTGGTGCAGTATTTTCAAAGCTCTTACAGCAATTACATACAATAGCTGGACATGTGCGTCATTTCTTTCAGCtcttcatttgttgtttttttttagttgttttttccccattggCTCATTGAAAGAGCCATTGGGGAAAAAAGGGTAAGATTTTTTACACTTGTACATATATCACTGATAAATAAATTGATTCGATGCTGCCTTTTCAGTCAagttcttttctgttttttatttccaCATGGGAGTCGCTTCAAGTAGCACAGGCACCTGGTTTAgtactgactttttttttttttgtatgcagGGAATCCGAAACAGATTGGCATCCAGTTTACTATTCAGCCCAGATGAGGACAATTGCCATGCTTTGTGGAAAAAGAACATTTCATACTGcctgtctctgttctctgttctcatATGGCTGTGTTCAGTAAGGCTTTGCACCTTTGCGTTTTACCATGGAAATGAAAGGACGCTCCTCTTTTATTGGGAACAAGCTCTATTGACTGCAGGCATTGGCCTGGATCTGGACAGAAGaatctctctggctctctctgacacccacacacacacacacacacacacacacacacacatgctctttctctctctcactctcctctctcagggAATGCATGTGTGCTCCAGGTGGAGTTTTTTGATTTACGCTCTTCCTCACCTCAATCTCTACATCTGACTTCTATCCACAAAGGCGGCAAGAGGTCAGTGTACTTCTGAAGCACCGCTCGGGGTCAAAGTTTACAGTGTGAGTAGGTCAAAATACACCACCGCTGCTGGTTTCCATCACAAAGTGACTCGAAGGACTCTGCCTCTTTTTGAGGCTGTAGGACAAAGGAACATAGAAACCTAATCCTGTGAGATGAACAACTGATTTtatcaaagcaaacaaagtTAAAGTTAAACTAAAGCTGCCACTGGAACTGAGATACTACAACTGATCATGTATTGTTAGGGTTGCTGTGGTTTGAATACTGTAATTTCCAATGGCTGCAGACAATTCAGACCCATATTTGCAGGCTGCTAGCTTTTTAGAAAGCATGTAATCTGAGAAAAATCAATTCTGGAGTAGTCAAAGGCAATTGATGTTGTGGAACTAGGCCAGATATGGTTGGGTTACACTTGCTGTGTGTGCCCAGGGGGGAAAGAGATGTCACcctatacctgtgtgtgtgtgtgtgtgtatatatagggAGGTGAATTACCAGTGGACCCTTGGGTAAATATTGTAGTAACTGAAAGCAATCACTGCACATAGCATTGGTTTTATACTGTAAAACTTAgctaaataaaaatgacacaacGCACCAGCTTTATCACaaattacccagaaatcatggcTGGACTTGTTACATAACTtgaaggaaaagaagagaaaaatatgaATCCTCCCATTATCTTATTGTTACAAGCCACAAATACTTTTTTCCAATCAAAACACTGGACAACAACATAACCTTTAATTCATTACCACTGAATTTGCAAGGTTGGATGCAATTGTTTAACTTGCATAACTAAACACTGAAAATATGCAAAGATAAACTAGACTTCATGTCAAACACTGGCTGTAAATTTTGATAAATGTGCTATTCCCTTTAATGGATGTGTGTATTTAATAGTATTTATTTCCAAACATAGGAAGTGGTATATTTACACTGGTATAAATGTTGTATACAAGTTGAATGCTAACCAGCTATAAAGCTGTCACTGAGGTAAGATTGGGTTTGCTAAGTAACTGTTAGTAATAAATTTGAGTGACAGTTTTTCTAGCTTGAAAATTCTGAAATCGAGAAGTTAAAATGGGTAATTCCTACTAGAAGGCTTTTATTGTTGCTGAACAAGGTCTATGGTTTCTGAGGTTTTATCTTATTTCAAGTCTTGACAGAGGGGAATTTGACATCATATTTGAGTAAGTATCTAGTCTTTcagaataaaaagaaatgtaattAACTCTTTTCTATAgtcctgtttgtttgttgtttttttttaaatgtatgagCTGTGAGTGTGAGGTTTTCTCTCATGCCTGGAATACAGATTGTATCTCTTTGACATTCAGTCTAATCACAAACACATTCGGTCATTACAGCAGCCATGTATTTGCCAGGTGAGCAGTTTTCCATGttcttctctttgtgtttcaACATGTAAGTATTTGCAGAGCTCGGAATGCAAATACTGCACTGACAAGAATGTCAGGCCTTCTGAAACACATCTGGCTGACACGTTATGCGAAGCTGCCATTCCACCATGCCCATTCAGATGGGAAATACCAGCAGCTCCCATCAGACTAGGAGAATATTAAACTTCAGATCTTTACTTGCACAATGCTTTGTTTTACCCAGTTTGGACAATACAATGCCTGCCAGAAAGTTACAACTGTTTTATAGTCAATTTTGTGTTATTTCCTGTGATTGATAACTTATCTGGCATAAGCTGaactgaatcagaatcagttttattggtCAAGTAAGTTTGCTCACGTAGGtcatattaaacataacacaacacaaaattataaaagtagtatgtgtagattcatttcagtcatgtaaataaaaattaaaatagaaaTTTAGGAAATTGGTGTCTTTTCTATACAATACGCACATGGTCTCTGTTAGAGTCTGACTGGTTGCACTGGTAGGAAGTTATGAAAGTCAGtaatagaaaaatatataaaaagagaAATATGTACACATGTAGAGAATATTGCACTGGGTTCTGGGTGTTTTGAACACCAAGGAAAAAGTTGTACATGTGAGTTGGAATGGTATAAACAGAGTATGactataaatatatacagtcaGTAGCATATTCAATTATATACATCTATACAATTGtagtaaatgtaaaagtttgACCCAGGTGTACTCTATAGTTATCTTTACAACTTAAGCTGATAACTGTGTTAAAGGGCCTATATATGTTCTTCACtgcctttctcactctcactctcagtcagatgatgtgtgtgtgtgtgtgtgcgtgtgtgtgtgtgtgagtgtgtgtctgtgtgtctgtctacatTTGCAGGTGAGCCAGGAGACACACCTAATGTTCAACTTGTGCTGAACAGGCTGAAACTTTTCCCTCAACAAACCCTGCATCCCATCCGCTGTCATCACACGGATTTGACTCACCCATAGGTGTTTAGGCAATAGAAATGACTTACTGAAGTATTCATATGATTCAAATAAGGATATTCTAAAGAGGAAAAATCACTGATATTCATATAGATATTTAGTAGTCTACTCACTAGTGAGtttattgtgattttattgcactttatCCTCTATATgtatcactatgatattccATATCTGTAGTAGCTACACGATAGTAACCATAGTGACCATATCACacattatggtattttttatcccttatggtattactataatattcctgttatattcctatagggccctatagtgtgtctgtggtacacAATGATGAGTTTAAAGTGACTTTATAGCACTTAACGGCTTTATAGATCCCCTattgtatcactataataatcctataatatgtCTATGCATGTAtagtgtgtttgtacatgtatgACGtctttcttatgttttttttttgcatcactatgatattcctataggccTAATATTGCTATAAGTAGatcatagttttgctgtgatatttgtatcgTTTTAAATTTTATCATAGGGTTACCGTACCTCTTTTTCATAGGGGATAGTCTCCCATTTTTATACGTAAACCTCTCTGTGAATTCCCACGTCAAGAGTTTCACTTTTTACACTGAACCTTTCGGCGGTGCCCCGTGCACTTCTAGCCTACATCTCAGAAGCAGATTTAttggtgacaaaaaaaaaaaagagagggacgCCATTATAAGCAGTGAATGAACGCACTGATCCAAGAGCGCAGCTTTTGTCATGTAAATAGGCGAGGAGTTTGGCACACACTGGACCCGGGCTGAAGTGCGCACGGGGGAGCTGGAAGTGGAGGGATTTGTGTCGGGCATTGCCCACTCACACCGAAAACTTCTGCTTttcaactgttgttttttttaattgtttgtttgtacTAGTAGCCCGTTTGGAAAGTGCAGCTCTGTCATTTGAGTCGCTGATGAATCCAGTTGACCCACGCGACCATCTGCTTCATAGTAAGTAGTCTTGATTACCATATAGTTTGCATGGTGAAAAAGTTTGACTAGGACAGCTAGCTGATGAGAGCAAAGTGACAGGGGCTGCTAGGATTATTATTTAAGTGTAAAATGTAGTtctatagtatgtgtgtgtatgtggtgtgtgttgtgtgtgtgtgtgtgtgtgtgtgtgtgtgtgtgtgtgtgtgtgtgtgtgtgggggggggggggggggggggggggtagtacctccaggggtccttgaggagggtTCCAGGTGGTCCATCAGTAAAGTGAACAATAGTATACTTTCACCATTATTACACTCACTATATGTACAATGGGAGAATGTATCAGATCACTGTTACCTCCCCACCTACAGAATCGACTCAGTTCTGTCAATATAAGatcataaacaacaacaaaaatcttctcagatggggtttCTTGGGACAAAATGTCATTGGAGGAAAATCAAATGAtggtctgtggtctaatgcaTATCTATTgtggggtccttgacatgaaaaagtgtGGGATCTTACAGGATGTGTAATTCTCATTTCCACCATCTGAAATGCAGATGTGGCACAAACCAAACCCCTACAACTGTTTGCGAGGCTTCTCATGTTACCTATTAGACATAAACATTTTACTAGTGCTGACTGAAACCTCAAACTCAACAGTGAAAGTGGAAAAATGATAGGCGGGCCACACCCTTCCAGCCCCTCCTTCAGAATGGGAAAGGGCTGTTTGGACTGGCATCACTGCCAAAGTGTCAGccaagaagggaggagggagaggggggggggtggggggtggggggggagagtTGTTTTTGCAACAATTTTATTCCCCTTGAGAGAATTAAACCATTGTGTCAAGCCAGATTCGGTTGCTAGGAGCATGACTGGGTATGTCCCCCATTCAGATTGCCCAGTGTGATATGTAcagtggagaggaaaagggCTCCTCTCACCTCTGAGTCACGTTAACTCCTTCTATTCCAGACTTGAGCTCCgacgtctgtgtctgtgtgtgggagcgTGCGCGACTGTACCGCACGTGCACAGAGCCTGAGTACAGCATTATTAGTGTAATTGGGTTCTACTGTAAGGTGTGTGACAGTGACTGAGAAGAGCGTCTAACACCTGGCCTGCGGTCTGCCCGGGCCTAGAGGAAGGTATCATTCCAGTGAAGTGAACATGATGGGGCATGTACAGACTAATAGTCACACCGGCCCTGTCTGGAAATCTGCGGAACATTTTCTGAGGCGCACTGTACATGATATGCGTGTATCACACACAGCAAAAAGTggcacactaccagtcaaacgtttggacacaccgcatttttctttcttcttactattttccacattttagaataatagtaaagacgtcaaaactatgaaataacgtAAAAAGGAataatgcagtgaccaaaaaagtgttaaacaaatcaaaactatcttatattttagattctttatagttgcctttccatcaaggcaaaggctttggaaagaaattcatacataggcatcaacttcacaatttatatttgtttaagaaacatatttcaagcatttaagcataagcatAGTGCATTCAgacaggtgtgtccaaacttttgactggtagtgtaaataaaaaaaaacatacagtagaaatTAAGGGAATAGGTTTTGTTGTAGTGTATTAAAGAAAGTAGTAAATAAGTACAGTATAAGTAGTATGTAATAGAAATGTTGGAAATAGGTGTGTTCTGTACAGTATGCACATGGTTCTTGGAACCTGACTTGCACTAATGGGAAGATATAGGCCATTGaaggaatcaaacctgtggacttttggtttctctctctctaatcgcTAGGCCACTCTGCTGCCCCTTGGTAACACCTTCATAGAGCTTTGTAAGTCCCTttgtaaatgcacacacaaacacaagcagacCCGCTGTGCATTAGAGGTGAGTGCCAGGCAGAGGGCACTGTGCCATGTTGCCTGGGTCTGCTGCTTTGTGGTCCCTCTGCCCAGGAATGCACATTCCCTGCCTACTGATACACCTCTTCTTCTACAGCTGCAGGCAGAGCTGAGGGAAGTGTCTGTGCCATCAGTAACGCTCTACAAGAGATGTGGCAATATCCAATATTTGACAAGTCGAAAATTTCCCCATACGTATGAGCACGCATTTGTGTAAACACTAAAATCACAAAGCGTTTCCCATAGCCTGCAGGCAGTGTTCTGCTCTGTGCGCCACTCCCATCGGGTTTGTTGGTAGCGGGCCATGTAGGGAGGGGCCTGGCTCGCCAGCCTCAAGCCCACACAGGTGAACTCCTCCCGGGGAGGAAtgcagcaggaggggggggggggggggctgacaCACAGAGGTGTGgagctttttaactttttttacaGGGTGGGGAAGAGATAGAGGTACAGGAAGGGAGTTAACCCTCTTCGTCACGGCTAACTCACCTGGGtagggaagggagagagtgtgtgtgtgtgtgtgtgtgtgtgtgtgtaagctaaAGGAGGGATCAAGTCAcagcacacacaatcacattcaCTCGCTTGCTGACTCTCACTCGCTCTCATATCTCCCTCCCgcacacacttaaaaacactTGCAGGCGGACACGCACAcaaggacgcacacacacacacttggctgaGTTCAAGGGGAAATAAGTCAATATTTGACCGGACTGGACTGTAAGGGGAAGGAAGACAtaaagatagaaaaagagagacagaaaaaccaGCAGTGCGTCTCTTCCCTCTGCCTTGGGAACTTGGAACTTGGACTCGAGGACGCACTTGGAAGAAGTGACTTTCATTTCTCGACGCAGGTGGATACAAACTTTTCAGAGACCCGTGGagcaaagagggagggaaggattaAGTGGTTTCCTTATTTCGTTGTTGGACTTTTGGACTTGGATTGGGCAAGAACGCAGCAAGAGGTTTGTTTGATCAGTAATAATCTCTTTGCACCTAGCCATAAATCTCTTAATTGCTCCATTGTTTTCACTGCCCTCCCGCCTTAAACCTGTTCTTCTCAGCCCGGGACGTTGGCGTGTTTGTTGTGGGCTGCAAAATGTGCCGAACATAGTGCTGGTTTGAGTGTGTATGGCCTCAGAGAGCGAGTTGAGTGGCTTTAAGGTGCGTGTTATCTAAAATTACACCTCACCTTGTGGTTTAGAGTTGAATGCGAGACTGAAAACTGAGTTCTGGACAGATTTGGTCATAACTTGA
Protein-coding regions in this window:
- the sap30bp gene encoding SAP30-binding protein, whose amino-acid sequence is MASGKKSVPLSSLADYGDDSEPDSETEIEETGSRAGGLVSASYGDDDLSRVEDLEEKRYGDEDSGESSRNSEMDESDEGRDADDVKEIPEAERRDPNELVALFSEKVRNMSPDEIRIPPEPPGRCSSHLQEKIYKLYERKLHGDFDTNSHIQKKKEFRNPSIYEKLIQFCDIDELGTNYPKDMFDPHGWSEDSYYEALAKAQKVEMDKLEKAKKERTKIEFVTGTKKGTNPSNTAASTTSTTTTTATAEAQKRKSKWDSAVPVTLAQPALLTTTATLPGVVSVTTTASGTKTTVISAVGTILKKAKQ